In one window of Polaromonas naphthalenivorans CJ2 DNA:
- the alaS gene encoding alanine--tRNA ligase has product MSTPVFTVADIRKTFLDFFAAKGHTVVPSSSLVPGNDPTLMFTNSGMVQFKDVFLGVDKRPYVRATSVQACLRAGGKHNDLENVGYTARHHTFFEMLGNWSFGDYFKRESLKWAWELLTEVYKLPAERLLATVYEEDDEAYDIWTKEIGLPPERVIRIGDNKGGRYKSDNFWMMADTGPCGPCSEIFYDHGDHIPGGPPGSPDEDGDRFIEIWNNVFMQFNMAEDGSVTPLPAPCVDTGMGLERLAAILQHVHSNYEIDIFDALIKAASRETGEADLGHKSLRVIADHIRATAFLVSDGVNPSNEGRGYVQRRIIRRAIRHGYLLGKKTPFFHKLVADLAGLMGDAYPRLAADAQRITEVLKAEEERFFETLETGMQILDAALADGVKVLPGEVAFKLHDTYGFPLDLSADVCRERGLSVDEAGFTVAMNQQKAQARAAGKFKMDRALDYSGTGNVFTGYEHLEETSKIIAIYADGVSAAALKAGQNGVIVLDTTPFYAESGGQAGDEGELISGSARFAVSDTLKIKADVYGHHGTLAEGTLNVGDHVSARVNKEVRAATVRNHSATHLMHKALREVLGAHVQQKGSLVNAERTRFDFAHNAPMTDAQIREVEARVNAEILANSATDASEMDMEAAQKTGAMMLFGEKYGDSVRVLSIGSSKELCGGTHVGRTGDIGLFKIVAESGVASGVRRVEAVTGQNALAYLQSLESTVQSAAGTLKASPSELQNRIGQVLDQVKALEKEVAALKGKLASSQGDELMLQAVDVKGLKVLAARLEGADAKTLRETMDKLKDKLKTAVIVLAAVDGSKVQIAAGVTSDSTGKVKAGELVNFVAGQVGGKGGGKADMAMAGGTDASNLNAALDSVLGWVSAKL; this is encoded by the coding sequence ATGAGCACACCCGTTTTCACCGTTGCCGACATCCGCAAGACCTTCCTCGATTTCTTCGCCGCCAAGGGTCATACCGTCGTGCCGTCCAGCTCGCTGGTTCCGGGCAACGACCCGACGCTGATGTTCACCAACTCCGGCATGGTCCAGTTCAAGGACGTGTTCCTGGGCGTTGACAAGCGCCCGTATGTGCGCGCCACGTCGGTGCAAGCCTGCCTGCGCGCCGGCGGCAAGCACAACGACCTGGAAAATGTCGGCTACACCGCCCGCCACCACACTTTTTTCGAGATGCTGGGCAACTGGAGCTTTGGCGACTACTTCAAGCGCGAGTCGCTGAAATGGGCGTGGGAGCTGCTGACCGAAGTCTATAAGCTGCCCGCCGAGCGCCTGCTGGCCACCGTCTATGAAGAGGACGACGAGGCCTACGACATCTGGACCAAGGAAATCGGCCTGCCGCCCGAGCGCGTCATCCGCATCGGCGACAACAAGGGCGGGCGCTACAAGTCCGACAATTTCTGGATGATGGCCGACACCGGCCCGTGCGGCCCGTGCAGCGAAATCTTCTACGACCACGGCGACCACATTCCCGGCGGCCCGCCCGGCAGCCCAGACGAGGACGGCGACCGCTTCATCGAGATCTGGAACAACGTGTTCATGCAGTTCAACATGGCCGAAGACGGCTCGGTCACGCCGCTGCCAGCGCCTTGTGTCGATACCGGCATGGGGCTGGAGCGCCTGGCAGCCATTCTGCAGCATGTGCACAGCAACTATGAAATCGACATTTTCGATGCGCTGATCAAGGCCGCTTCGCGCGAAACCGGCGAAGCCGACCTGGGCCACAAGAGCTTGCGCGTGATCGCCGACCACATCCGCGCCACCGCGTTCCTGGTGAGCGACGGCGTGAATCCGTCGAATGAAGGGCGCGGCTACGTGCAGCGCCGCATCATCCGCCGCGCGATTCGCCACGGCTATTTGCTCGGCAAGAAAACGCCGTTCTTCCACAAGCTGGTGGCTGACCTGGCCGGGTTGATGGGCGACGCCTATCCACGCCTGGCGGCTGATGCGCAGCGCATTACCGAAGTGCTCAAGGCCGAGGAAGAACGCTTTTTCGAGACGCTGGAAACCGGCATGCAGATTCTGGACGCCGCGCTGGCCGATGGCGTCAAGGTGCTGCCCGGCGAAGTGGCCTTCAAGCTGCACGACACCTACGGCTTTCCGCTCGACTTGTCGGCCGACGTGTGCCGCGAGCGCGGCCTGAGCGTCGATGAAGCCGGTTTTACCGTGGCCATGAACCAGCAAAAAGCCCAGGCCCGCGCCGCCGGCAAGTTCAAGATGGACCGAGCCCTCGACTACAGCGGCACCGGCAACGTCTTCACCGGCTACGAGCACCTCGAAGAAACATCAAAAATCATAGCAATCTATGCAGACGGCGTAAGCGCAGCAGCCCTGAAAGCCGGTCAAAACGGCGTCATCGTGCTCGACACGACGCCGTTCTACGCCGAAAGCGGCGGCCAGGCCGGCGACGAGGGTGAACTCATCAGCGGCTCGGCCCGCTTTGCGGTCAGCGACACGCTCAAGATCAAGGCCGACGTGTACGGCCACCACGGCACGCTGGCCGAGGGCACGCTCAACGTGGGCGACCATGTCAGCGCGCGGGTGAACAAGGAAGTTCGCGCCGCCACCGTGCGCAACCACAGCGCCACCCATCTGATGCACAAGGCCTTGCGCGAAGTGCTGGGCGCGCATGTCCAGCAAAAGGGCAGCCTGGTCAACGCCGAACGCACCCGGTTTGACTTTGCGCACAACGCGCCCATGACCGACGCGCAAATCCGCGAAGTCGAAGCCCGCGTGAATGCCGAAATCCTTGCCAACAGCGCCACCGACGCCAGCGAAATGGACATGGAAGCGGCGCAAAAGACCGGCGCCATGATGCTGTTCGGCGAAAAATACGGAGACTCCGTGCGCGTGCTGAGCATCGGTTCGAGCAAGGAGCTGTGCGGCGGCACGCACGTCGGGCGCACCGGCGACATCGGCCTGTTCAAGATCGTGGCCGAGAGCGGCGTGGCCTCGGGCGTGCGCCGCGTGGAAGCGGTGACCGGCCAGAACGCGCTGGCTTACCTGCAGTCGCTCGAATCGACCGTGCAGTCGGCGGCCGGCACGCTCAAGGCCAGCCCGTCCGAGTTGCAAAACCGCATCGGCCAGGTGCTCGATCAGGTCAAGGCGCTGGAAAAAGAAGTCGCCGCGCTCAAGGGCAAGCTGGCCTCCTCGCAGGGCGATGAGCTGATGCTGCAGGCAGTCGATGTCAAGGGGCTCAAAGTTCTGGCTGCGCGGCTCGAAGGCGCCGACGCCAAGACCCTGCGCGAGACCATGGACAAGCTGAAAGACAAGCTGAAGACGGCAGTCATCGTGCTGGCCGCTGTCGATGGCAGCAAGGTGCAGATCGCAGCCGGCGTCACCAGCGACAGCACTGGCAAGGTCAAGGCGGGCGAACTGGTCAACTTCGTCGCCGGCCAGGTCGGCGGCAAGGGCGGCGGCAAGGCCGACATGGCGATGGCCGGTGGCACCGATGCGTCGAACCTGAACGCGGCGCTAGACAGCGTGCTGGGCTGGGTGAGCGCCAAGCTGTAA
- a CDS encoding aminotransferase-like domain-containing protein — protein MFVLNLQSSVALVTQIVGGFRQMVDDGALRPGAKLPSIRQFAHAHGVSVYTVVDAYDRLVALGYFQSQANSGFFVRSRASQATLSLGASGQYSFDSMWYLRRIFENRALRCKPGCGWLPGDWLFTEGMRRSLRNLAAEDVDLGGYGEPKGYPPLRQVVRDLLASREVVVNAEQVLLTQGSSQGLDLAARQLVRPGDAVLVDEPGYANLLFSLRFLGARLIGAPRTPTGYDLDTLEARIIEHRPKVFFTQPRLQSPTGSTAVLSHLHRVLQLAEKYDFMVVENDIYADLDPESRPSLASLDQLKRVIYISSFSKTISPNIRVGYLAANPELLEDLARLKMISGLTSSEFTERLAYGALVDGRWRKHIKTLRDRLALGQRRLASLLLAIGFELFCEPKAGMFLWARHPAIQNAGELAYNAAEQDILLGPGHLFSVDLEPSPWLRFNVAWSDDEALLRFLVTLKAA, from the coding sequence ATGTTCGTACTCAATCTCCAGTCAAGTGTTGCGCTGGTCACCCAGATCGTCGGGGGATTTCGCCAGATGGTCGATGATGGTGCATTGCGCCCGGGTGCCAAGCTGCCGTCCATCCGCCAGTTCGCCCATGCCCACGGCGTCAGCGTCTATACCGTGGTCGATGCCTACGACCGGCTGGTGGCGCTGGGCTACTTTCAGTCGCAGGCGAATTCCGGGTTTTTCGTGCGCAGCCGCGCCAGCCAGGCCACGTTGTCCCTGGGCGCTTCGGGTCAATACAGTTTTGACTCGATGTGGTACTTGCGCCGCATTTTTGAAAACCGCGCGCTGCGCTGCAAACCGGGCTGCGGCTGGCTGCCCGGCGACTGGCTGTTCACCGAAGGCATGCGGCGCAGCCTGCGCAACCTGGCCGCCGAAGATGTCGATCTGGGCGGCTATGGCGAGCCCAAGGGCTACCCGCCGCTGCGCCAGGTGGTGCGCGACCTGCTGGCAAGCCGCGAAGTCGTGGTGAATGCCGAGCAGGTGCTGCTGACCCAGGGCTCCAGCCAGGGCCTGGACCTGGCCGCGCGCCAGCTGGTGCGGCCCGGCGATGCGGTACTGGTCGATGAGCCCGGCTATGCCAACTTGCTGTTTTCGCTGCGGTTCCTGGGCGCCCGGCTGATCGGCGCGCCGCGCACACCGACCGGCTACGACCTGGACACGCTAGAAGCGCGCATCATCGAGCACCGGCCCAAGGTGTTCTTTACCCAGCCGCGCCTGCAAAGCCCGACCGGCTCCACCGCCGTGCTGTCGCACCTGCACCGGGTGCTGCAGTTGGCCGAAAAATACGATTTCATGGTGGTGGAAAACGATATTTACGCCGACCTCGACCCCGAGTCCCGGCCGTCGCTGGCCAGCCTGGACCAGTTGAAGCGGGTGATTTACATCAGCAGCTTTTCCAAGACCATCTCGCCCAACATCCGCGTCGGCTATCTGGCGGCCAATCCCGAACTGCTGGAAGACCTGGCGCGGCTGAAGATGATTTCCGGCCTGACCTCGTCCGAATTCACCGAGCGCCTGGCCTACGGCGCCCTGGTGGACGGCCGCTGGCGCAAGCACATCAAGACGCTGCGGGACCGGCTGGCGCTGGGCCAGCGGCGCCTGGCCAGCCTGTTGCTGGCGATTGGCTTCGAGTTGTTTTGCGAACCCAAGGCCGGCATGTTCCTGTGGGCGCGCCACCCGGCCATTCAAAATGCCGGCGAACTGGCCTACAACGCGGCCGAGCAGGACATTCTGCTGGGGCCGGGCCACCTGTTTTCGGTCGATCTGGAGCCCAGTCCGTGGCTGCGTTTCAATGTCGCCTGGTCCGACGACGAGGCCTTGCTGCGTTTCCTCGTCACCCTCAAAGCCGCCTAA
- the gabT gene encoding 4-aminobutyrate--2-oxoglutarate transaminase, translating into MHREPNLTNAALLARRQAAIPRGVGHSHAIFIAKGENAEIWDVEGRRFIDFAGGIAVLNTGHRHPAVIQAVKEQLDKYTHTCFQVLAYEPYVELAERINAKAPGDFAKKTLFLTTGSEAVENAIKIARASTRRSGVICFSGGYHGRTLLTLAMTGKVVPYKAGFGPFPAEIFHATFPNALHGVTVDDSMASIETIFKNDIEPSRVAAIIIEPVQGEGGFVVAPPEMLQRLRALCDAHGILMICDEVQTGAGRTGTWFAVEQSGVAPDLITMAKSMAGGFPISAVVGRAEVMDAAAPGGLGGTYAGSPIACAAALAVLDVFEKENLLERSRNVGERLTTALKAMAARHACIGDVRGMGAMVAIELFKNGDVKQPDADLAKRITAEATARGLILLTCGTYGNVIRILVPLTASDAVLDEGLGIMADCFDAAA; encoded by the coding sequence ATGCACCGTGAACCCAACCTGACCAATGCCGCCCTGCTCGCCCGCCGCCAGGCAGCCATTCCGCGCGGCGTGGGCCACAGCCACGCCATTTTCATCGCCAAGGGCGAGAACGCGGAAATCTGGGACGTCGAAGGCCGCCGCTTCATTGATTTTGCCGGCGGCATTGCAGTTCTGAACACCGGCCACCGCCACCCGGCTGTCATCCAGGCCGTCAAGGAGCAGCTCGACAAGTACACCCACACCTGCTTTCAGGTGCTGGCCTACGAGCCCTACGTCGAGCTGGCCGAACGCATCAACGCCAAGGCGCCGGGCGACTTTGCCAAGAAAACGCTGTTTTTGACCACCGGCTCCGAGGCGGTCGAAAACGCCATCAAGATCGCCCGCGCCTCGACCCGGCGTTCGGGCGTGATCTGCTTTAGCGGCGGCTACCACGGCCGCACCCTGCTGACGCTGGCCATGACCGGCAAGGTCGTTCCCTACAAAGCGGGTTTCGGCCCCTTCCCGGCCGAAATATTTCATGCCACGTTCCCGAACGCGCTGCATGGCGTGACGGTCGATGATTCGATGGCCTCCATCGAAACGATTTTCAAGAACGACATCGAGCCCAGCCGCGTGGCGGCCATCATCATCGAGCCGGTGCAGGGCGAAGGCGGCTTCGTGGTGGCGCCGCCCGAGATGCTCCAGCGCCTGCGCGCCCTGTGCGATGCGCACGGCATCCTGATGATTTGCGACGAGGTGCAGACCGGCGCCGGACGCACCGGCACCTGGTTTGCCGTCGAGCAAAGCGGCGTGGCCCCCGACCTCATCACCATGGCCAAGTCGATGGCCGGCGGCTTCCCGATTTCGGCAGTCGTTGGCCGCGCCGAAGTCATGGACGCCGCAGCGCCGGGCGGACTGGGCGGCACCTACGCCGGCAGCCCGATTGCCTGCGCCGCCGCGCTGGCCGTGCTGGATGTGTTTGAAAAGGAAAACCTGCTTGAGCGCAGCCGCAACGTCGGCGAACGCCTGACCACGGCCCTCAAGGCCATGGCCGCACGCCACGCCTGCATTGGCGACGTGCGCGGCATGGGCGCCATGGTGGCCATCGAGTTGTTCAAGAACGGCGATGTGAAACAGCCCGATGCCGACCTGGCCAAGCGCATCACGGCCGAGGCGACGGCACGCGGCCTGATCCTGCTGACCTGCGGCACCTACGGCAACGTCATCCGCATCCTGGTGCCGCTGACCGCCAGCGACGCCGTGCTCGACGAAGGCCTGGGCATCATGGCCGACTGCTTTGACGCTGCCGCCTGA
- a CDS encoding ABC transporter ATP-binding protein has product MTTNPILVSFSGVQKTYDGINLVVRDLNLDIRQGEFLSLLGPSGSGKTTTLMMLAGFESPTAGEIMLDGRQITRTPPHKRNFGMVFQNYALFPHMTLAENIAYPLTVRKLPKAEREAKVLKALDMVQLGRMGSRYPGQLSGGQQQRVALARALVFDPQLVLMDEPLGALDKQLREHMQIELKALHRRLGVTFVYVTHDQTEALTMSDRVAVFSDGAIQQIDVVDSLYETPANRFVAGFVGDSTVLQAEVTRLDGAHCEVRLPSGVQLRGLNVNAAAVGDAVQCGTRPERLKIADAPGANTFQSQVLDVIYFGDHLRLRCEMPGQPDATIKMPLGHHQLPEPGQTIHVHAPVEHLRIYR; this is encoded by the coding sequence ATGACAACCAATCCAATCCTGGTGAGCTTCTCCGGCGTCCAGAAAACCTATGACGGCATCAACCTCGTGGTGCGCGACCTGAACCTGGATATCCGGCAAGGCGAATTCTTGTCCCTGCTCGGTCCCTCGGGCTCGGGCAAGACCACCACATTGATGATGCTGGCCGGCTTCGAGTCGCCCACGGCGGGCGAGATCATGCTGGACGGCCGGCAGATCACCCGTACGCCGCCGCACAAGCGCAACTTCGGCATGGTGTTCCAGAACTACGCCTTGTTCCCGCACATGACGCTGGCCGAAAACATCGCCTATCCGCTCACGGTGCGCAAGCTGCCCAAGGCCGAACGTGAAGCCAAGGTGCTCAAGGCGCTGGACATGGTGCAGCTCGGCCGCATGGGCAGCCGCTACCCCGGCCAGCTCTCGGGCGGCCAGCAGCAGCGCGTGGCCCTGGCCCGGGCGCTGGTGTTCGACCCGCAGCTGGTGCTGATGGACGAGCCCCTGGGCGCGCTGGACAAGCAGCTGCGCGAGCACATGCAGATCGAACTCAAGGCGCTGCACCGCCGCCTGGGCGTGACCTTTGTCTATGTCACCCACGACCAGACCGAGGCGCTGACCATGTCCGACCGCGTCGCCGTGTTCAGCGACGGCGCGATCCAGCAGATCGATGTGGTGGACAGCCTGTATGAAACGCCGGCCAACCGCTTCGTCGCCGGCTTTGTCGGCGACAGCACGGTGTTGCAGGCCGAAGTGACGCGGCTGGACGGCGCGCATTGCGAGGTTCGCCTGCCCAGCGGCGTGCAGCTGCGCGGGCTGAATGTCAATGCCGCCGCTGTCGGCGATGCGGTGCAATGTGGCACCCGCCCGGAGCGGCTGAAAATTGCCGACGCGCCCGGCGCCAACACCTTCCAGAGCCAGGTGCTGGACGTGATTTACTTTGGCGACCATTTGCGCCTGCGCTGCGAAATGCCCGGCCAGCCTGACGCCACCATCAAGATGCCACTGGGCCACCACCAGTTGCCCGAGCCCGGCCAGACCATTCATGTGCATGCACCGGTTGAACACCTGCGTATTTACCGCTGA
- a CDS encoding ABC transporter substrate-binding protein gives MKLKPLMIALAAGVCLPVLAQSQLTVVNFGGANGAAQKKAYFEAFEKSGAGKILPVEYNGEQAKIKAMVETKKVTWDVVEVESPDVNRGCDEGLFEKIDWSKVGNKADFQPAAVHECGVGTFIWSTVMAYNADKLKTAPVTWADFWDTKKFPGKRGMRKGARYNLEFALMADGVKTADVYKVLATKDGADRAFKKMTELKSSIQFWEAGAQPPQFLVAGDVAMTTAYNGRIDAAQREGKNLQITWTGGIYDLDYWVMPKGGANKDLALKFISMASSPDAQAEYARNISYGPTNNKALTKLDPKVLALLPTSPANSKDALRFNITFWADQGEALEKRFAAWSAQ, from the coding sequence ATGAAACTCAAGCCCTTGATGATTGCCCTTGCAGCCGGTGTCTGCCTGCCGGTGCTGGCCCAAAGCCAGCTGACCGTGGTCAACTTTGGAGGCGCCAACGGGGCCGCCCAGAAAAAAGCCTATTTCGAAGCCTTTGAAAAATCAGGCGCCGGCAAGATCCTGCCGGTCGAATACAACGGCGAGCAGGCCAAGATCAAGGCCATGGTCGAAACCAAGAAAGTCACCTGGGATGTGGTCGAGGTCGAAAGCCCGGACGTGAACCGTGGCTGCGACGAAGGCTTGTTCGAGAAAATCGACTGGTCCAAGGTCGGCAACAAGGCCGACTTCCAGCCTGCGGCCGTGCATGAATGCGGCGTCGGCACCTTCATCTGGTCCACCGTCATGGCCTACAACGCCGACAAGCTCAAGACCGCGCCCGTCACCTGGGCCGATTTCTGGGACACCAAGAAATTCCCCGGCAAGCGCGGCATGCGCAAGGGCGCCCGCTACAACCTGGAATTCGCCCTCATGGCCGACGGCGTGAAGACCGCCGACGTGTACAAGGTACTGGCCACCAAGGACGGCGCGGACCGCGCCTTCAAGAAGATGACCGAACTCAAGTCCAGCATCCAGTTCTGGGAAGCCGGCGCGCAGCCGCCGCAGTTCCTGGTGGCCGGCGATGTCGCCATGACCACCGCCTACAACGGCCGCATCGACGCCGCCCAGCGCGAAGGCAAGAACCTGCAGATCACCTGGACCGGCGGCATCTACGACCTGGACTACTGGGTCATGCCCAAAGGCGGCGCGAACAAAGACCTGGCACTGAAGTTCATCAGCATGGCTTCCAGCCCCGATGCGCAGGCCGAGTACGCCCGCAACATCTCCTACGGCCCGACCAACAACAAGGCGCTGACCAAGCTCGACCCCAAGGTGCTGGCGCTGCTGCCAACCTCGCCGGCCAACAGCAAGGATGCCCTGCGGTTCAACATCACGTTCTGGGCCGACCAGGGTGAAGCGCTTGAAAAGCGTTTTGCAGCCTGGTCCGCACAGTAA
- a CDS encoding ABC transporter permease, whose translation MNATASLPLMPLVADGTTGPALAAQLRRVERRKRLRAIALTLPLLIFLAVTFLVPLGALLVRAVENPEVASTLSRTGKALAGWNREAAPPDAAYAALLADLAAIPETAQAGVLARRLNSEVSGARSLIMGTYRALPLGANLSPAEAKEKLLAQDARWAELPYWWAIAKNSSRWTPDYLLTSVDLKRDAQGRIVRVGADEAAFSDILLRTFSISAVVTLMCILLGYPLAYWLSTLNERKANLMMILVLLPFWTSVLVRIAAWIVLLQTNGLVNRFLMFTGLTGEPVPLLFNRLGVIIAMIHILLPFMILPLYSVMKSVPGNYVRAAVSLGSTPLAAFFRVYVPQTYPGVAAGGLLVFITSIGYYVTPALLGGAADQMLSYYVAQYTNVDVNWGMACALGSVLLTTTLILYAVYRRFAKAELSLG comes from the coding sequence ATGAACGCAACGGCTTCCCTTCCCCTGATGCCATTGGTAGCCGATGGCACCACCGGACCGGCGCTGGCCGCCCAGCTGCGCCGGGTGGAGCGCCGCAAACGGCTGCGCGCCATTGCACTGACGCTTCCCTTGCTGATCTTCCTGGCGGTCACTTTCCTCGTGCCGCTGGGCGCCCTGCTGGTCAGGGCGGTTGAAAACCCGGAAGTCGCCAGCACCCTGAGCCGCACCGGCAAGGCGCTGGCCGGCTGGAACCGCGAAGCCGCGCCCCCGGACGCAGCCTATGCCGCGCTGCTGGCCGACCTGGCGGCGATTCCCGAAACGGCGCAGGCCGGCGTTCTGGCCCGGCGCCTGAACAGCGAAGTCAGCGGCGCCCGCTCGCTCATCATGGGCACCTACCGCGCGCTGCCGCTGGGCGCCAACCTGAGCCCGGCCGAGGCGAAGGAAAAACTGCTGGCCCAAGACGCAAGATGGGCCGAACTGCCCTACTGGTGGGCGATTGCCAAGAACAGTTCGCGCTGGACGCCCGACTACCTGCTGACCTCTGTCGATCTGAAACGCGATGCGCAGGGCCGCATCGTTCGCGTGGGCGCCGATGAAGCCGCCTTCAGCGACATCTTGCTGCGCACCTTTTCCATCAGCGCGGTGGTCACGCTGATGTGCATTTTGCTGGGCTATCCGCTGGCCTACTGGCTGTCCACCTTGAATGAACGCAAGGCCAACCTGATGATGATCCTGGTGCTGCTGCCGTTCTGGACTTCGGTGCTGGTGCGCATTGCCGCCTGGATCGTGCTGCTGCAGACCAACGGGCTGGTCAACCGCTTTTTGATGTTCACCGGCCTGACCGGCGAACCGGTGCCGCTGCTGTTCAACCGGCTGGGCGTCATCATTGCCATGATACATATTTTGCTGCCCTTCATGATTCTTCCGCTCTACAGCGTGATGAAATCGGTGCCGGGCAATTACGTGCGCGCCGCCGTGTCGCTGGGCAGCACGCCGCTGGCCGCATTTTTCCGGGTGTACGTTCCGCAAACCTATCCGGGCGTGGCCGCCGGCGGCCTGCTGGTGTTCATCACCTCGATTGGCTACTACGTCACGCCGGCCCTGCTGGGCGGCGCGGCTGACCAGATGCTGAGCTACTACGTGGCCCAGTACACCAACGTGGATGTCAACTGGGGCATGGCCTGCGCGCTGGGCTCGGTCTTGCTGACCACCACGCTGATCCTGTACGCGGTGTACCGCCGCTTTGCAAAAGCTGAACTGAGCCTGGGCTGA
- a CDS encoding ABC transporter permease produces MKLSAVPIFPAYYTPADKLGWYGLRVFCGAVLLFLLLPILVIIPLSFSNSSFLSYPIPGWSLRWYEELFASSDWARATRNSFIVAPLATLIATALGTLAAVGLARVQFFGKGLLTSLLIAPMVVPIVVVGVSTYLFFAKIGLSDSYTGLVLVHAALGAPFVVTTVMATLQGFNQNLVKASLSLGAGPLQTFFRVTLPVIAPGVISGALFAFATSFDEVVVTLFLAGPTQTTLPRQMFTGIRENISPTIAAVATLLILFTALLMMTMEWLRGRVKK; encoded by the coding sequence ATGAAACTTTCTGCTGTTCCCATTTTTCCTGCCTACTACACCCCGGCCGACAAGCTCGGCTGGTACGGCCTGCGCGTGTTCTGCGGCGCGGTGCTGCTGTTCTTGCTGCTGCCCATCCTGGTCATCATCCCGCTGTCGTTCAGCAACTCGTCCTTTTTGTCCTACCCGATTCCGGGCTGGTCGCTGCGCTGGTACGAGGAACTGTTCGCCTCCAGCGACTGGGCGCGGGCCACGCGCAACAGCTTCATCGTGGCGCCGCTCGCCACGCTGATTGCGACGGCACTGGGCACGCTGGCCGCTGTCGGCCTGGCGCGGGTGCAGTTCTTCGGCAAGGGCCTGCTGACCAGCCTGCTGATCGCGCCCATGGTGGTGCCTATCGTGGTGGTGGGCGTCAGCACCTACTTGTTCTTTGCCAAAATCGGCCTGTCCGACTCCTACACCGGGCTGGTGCTGGTGCATGCCGCGCTGGGCGCGCCGTTTGTCGTCACCACCGTCATGGCGACGCTGCAAGGCTTCAACCAGAACCTGGTCAAGGCCAGCCTGAGCCTGGGCGCCGGGCCGCTGCAGACCTTTTTCCGGGTCACGCTGCCGGTGATTGCCCCCGGCGTGATCTCAGGCGCGCTGTTTGCCTTTGCCACTTCCTTTGATGAGGTGGTGGTCACCCTGTTCCTGGCCGGCCCGACGCAGACGACGCTGCCGCGCCAGATGTTCACCGGCATCCGGGAAAACATTTCCCCGACGATTGCCGCCGTGGCGACCCTGCTCATCCTGTTCACGGCACTGCTGATGATGACCATGGAATGGCTGCGCGGACGCGTCAAGAAGTAA
- the speB gene encoding agmatinase, producing the protein MTTFNQPLGGNAMPRFGGWASMMRLPMCSDAAGLNAAFIGVPLDIGTSNRPGARFGPRQIRAESSLIRPYNMATGAAPFDALQVADLGDVPINTYNLHKSVEIIEQHYQPVIDSGCIPLTLGGDHTIVLPILRALCRRHGPVALVHVDAHADVNDDMFGERIAHGTPFRRAVEEGLLQGSKVWQIGLRGTGYGMDDFDWPRQQGFTVVQAHEVWYQSLAPLMARVRESIGQAPCYLSFDIDGIDPAFAGGTGTPEIGGLTVPQALEIIRGCRGLRLVGADLVEVSPPYDASGNTALLGANLLYEMLCVLPGVHYR; encoded by the coding sequence ATGACGACCTTCAACCAACCCCTGGGCGGCAACGCCATGCCCCGCTTCGGCGGCTGGGCCAGCATGATGCGCCTGCCGATGTGCAGCGACGCCGCCGGCCTGAATGCCGCCTTCATCGGCGTGCCGCTGGACATCGGCACCAGCAACCGGCCCGGCGCACGCTTCGGCCCGCGCCAGATCCGCGCCGAGTCCAGCCTGATCCGCCCCTACAACATGGCCACCGGCGCCGCGCCTTTCGATGCCCTGCAAGTGGCCGACCTGGGCGACGTGCCCATCAACACCTACAACCTGCACAAGTCGGTCGAGATCATCGAGCAGCATTACCAGCCTGTCATCGACAGCGGCTGCATTCCGCTGACGCTGGGCGGCGACCACACCATCGTGCTGCCCATCCTGCGCGCCCTCTGCCGCCGGCACGGGCCGGTGGCGCTGGTGCATGTCGATGCCCATGCCGATGTGAATGACGACATGTTCGGCGAGCGCATCGCCCACGGCACGCCGTTTCGGCGCGCCGTCGAAGAAGGCCTGCTGCAGGGCAGCAAGGTCTGGCAGATCGGCCTGCGCGGCACCGGCTATGGCATGGATGATTTCGACTGGCCGCGCCAGCAGGGTTTCACCGTGGTGCAGGCACATGAGGTCTGGTACCAGTCGCTGGCGCCGCTGATGGCCCGTGTGCGCGAATCCATCGGCCAGGCGCCGTGCTACCTGAGCTTTGACATCGACGGCATCGACCCGGCCTTTGCGGGCGGCACCGGAACGCCTGAAATCGGCGGCTTGACGGTTCCGCAGGCGCTGGAAATCATTCGCGGCTGCCGGGGTTTGAGGCTGGTCGGCGCCGACCTGGTCGAGGTGTCCCCGCCCTACGATGCTTCCGGCAACACCGCCCTGCTGGGCGCCAACCTGCTGTATGAAATGCTGTGTGTATTGCCCGGCGTGCACTACCGCTAA